In Halopseudomonas nanhaiensis, a single window of DNA contains:
- a CDS encoding putative zinc-binding protein, whose translation MNNHSQPLVYACSGCSNVAQLANTIAIRLDRAGVAEMSCIAGVGGGVPALLRIARSGRRIIAIDGCKLHCALACLNQAGVSPDEHVTLSDHGVRKRFGEDCSAQQADELYAGLVKLVEKDAAQPQQAGAGSSDQSS comes from the coding sequence ATGAACAACCACTCGCAACCACTCGTCTATGCCTGCTCAGGCTGTTCAAATGTCGCGCAGCTGGCCAACACCATCGCCATTCGGCTGGACCGGGCAGGGGTAGCGGAAATGTCCTGTATCGCCGGCGTCGGCGGCGGGGTTCCGGCGCTGCTGCGCATCGCCCGGTCCGGCCGCCGTATCATCGCCATCGACGGCTGCAAGTTGCATTGCGCGCTGGCCTGCCTGAATCAGGCCGGCGTCAGCCCGGACGAGCATGTGACCCTGAGTGACCACGGCGTACGCAAGCGTTTCGGTGAGGACTGCTCGGCGCAACAGGCTGACGAGCTGTACGCCGGCCTGGTGAAGCTGGTCGAAAAGGACGCCGCCCAGCCGCAGCAGGCAGGCGCCGGATCATCGGATCAGAGCAGCTGA
- the ubiT gene encoding ubiquinone anaerobic biosynthesis accessory factor UbiT: MLTPAKLALRMAEPVLPLGRHVPFSLQKMVLERAVAKIFAQPLADGQFDVLYGRWLRLEVEELELAWNLTRDGSGLRLAETAPADVIIRGRWRDFLLMVSRQEDPDTLFFRRRLVIEGDTELGLAVKNLIDSLDPELLPPRLWQAVRWLGAAAADPDGLMSVKATG, encoded by the coding sequence GTGCTGACACCCGCGAAACTGGCGCTGCGCATGGCCGAGCCTGTCCTGCCGCTGGGCCGCCATGTACCGTTCAGCCTGCAAAAGATGGTGCTGGAACGCGCGGTGGCGAAGATCTTCGCCCAGCCGCTGGCGGACGGTCAGTTCGATGTGCTCTATGGCCGCTGGTTGCGTCTCGAAGTGGAGGAACTCGAGCTGGCCTGGAACCTTACCCGCGATGGTAGCGGCCTGAGGCTCGCTGAAACGGCACCGGCGGATGTGATTATTCGCGGACGCTGGCGAGACTTCCTGCTGATGGTCAGCCGGCAGGAGGATCCTGACACCCTGTTTTTCCGCCGGCGACTGGTGATAGAGGGCGATACCGAGCTTGGCCTGGCCGTGAAAAACCTCATCGACAGCCTCGATCCCGAGCTTTTACCGCCCCGCCTGTGGCAGGCCGTTCGCTGGCTGGGGGCGGCTGCGGCAGATCCGGATGGCTTGATGAGCGTCAAGGCGACCGGCTGA